From a single Kryptolebias marmoratus isolate JLee-2015 linkage group LG6, ASM164957v2, whole genome shotgun sequence genomic region:
- the LOC108247866 gene encoding trace amine-associated receptor 13c-like — translation MMETQDINELCFPQLLNNSCRKPALLWSQAVILNIASFISVITVSLNLLIIISISHFRQLHTPTNILVLSLAVSDFLVGLLLMPLEIFRNTACWFLGDILCILYSFLIAQVVSASVGNIILISADRYVAICDPLHYPTRITLARAKCCVCLCWLWYAFYSIFYMKDELIQPGRGKSCVGECAFTINYVTVTVDLILNFIFPVTVIVVLYMRVFVVAASQARAMRSHVTAVTLQLSVNVKTKKSEMKAARTLGVVVFVYLMCYCPFYCYILVKINVPTSSSAPFLFFLFYFNSCLNPIIYALFYPWFRKAIKLIVSLQILQPGSCEANILYN, via the exons aTGATGGAGACCCAGGACATCAATGAACTCTGTTTTCCACAACTCCTTAACAACTCATGCAGAAAGCCGGCACTTCTCTGGTCTCAAGCTGTTATCTTGAACATTGCATCATTCATTTCTGTGATAACTGTTTCTCTCAACCTACTAATCATCATCTCCATCTCCCACTTCAG gcAGCTCCACACACCCACTAACATCCTTGTCCTCTCTCTGGCTGTCTCTGACTTTCTTGTTGGGCTCCTTTTGATGCCTTTAGAAATCTTTCGAAACACAGCCTGCTGGTTTCTTGGGGATATATTGTGTATTCTGTATAGTTTTCTGATTGCTCAAGTTGTCTCTGCTTCAGTTGGAAACATTATTCTCATATCAGCTGACCGCTATGTGGCTATTTGTGACCCTCTGCATTATCCCACTAGAATCACCTTAGCAAGAGCCAAATGctgcgtgtgtctgtgttggCTCTGGTACGctttttacagcattttctaTATGAAAGATGAGCTCATTCAGCCTGGCAGGGGAAAATCTTGTGTTGGAGAATGTGCTTTTACTATAAACTATGTTACAGTAACTGTTGatctcattttaaattttatatttccaGTGACAGTCATTGTTGTTCTGTACATGAGAGTATTTGTGGTGGCTGCATCTCAGGCTCGTGCCATGCGCTCTCATGTTACAGCTGTCACACTTCAGCTCTCAGtgaatgtaaaaacaaagaaatctgagATGAAAGCAGCCAGAACTCTTGGTGTTGTCGTCTTTGTATATCTAATGTGTTACTGCCCTTTTTATTGTTACATTCTAGTTAAGATAAATGTACCCACTTCCTCTTCtgcaccttttttgttttttctattttattttaactcatgTCTAAACCCTATCATTTATGCCTTGTTTTATCCCTGGTTCAGAAAAGCAATTAAACTTATTGTCTCTTTGCAGATACTGCAGCCTGGTTCCTGTGAGGCCAACATACTGTACAACTAA